In Prunus dulcis chromosome 1, ALMONDv2, whole genome shotgun sequence, the following are encoded in one genomic region:
- the LOC117614010 gene encoding F-box protein SKIP16, with product MMGLEAVGDLALHTILSKLEAEDSARAACVSKKLRASASEDSLWSHFCARDLDLSQPLDPHGNLTPSFKEGYQLWREAFNMYPWSLVKRVKKCWDKLRNWLTINFPEAESTLNKGASEDDIQELEKILKVKLPLPTRILYRFHDGQDFEDKHFQNSLVGCPLGIIGGYSFYNHLVTVYLLPLRQVISETMEITPKLDFPGGSKCVVVAASCTYSEKLFFLNCTSGQLYVGTRNLLDDGEMLPCVPNVLISSVHDCSVDQQQDAMLLWLEEHGRRLENGIIKLRQEENFRSISQFPEESLLCSTAITNGVKVRASAVFVPEQATSQNYSFAYSIRMSLLPEGCIINGMTFSSCQLHWRHWIIRAKDVVIADVNGEAVVGQYPLLHPGDSEFVYESCTLLPFSSGSIEGSFAFIPGSLREPKGGPFDVAVAQFPLQVPDYIF from the exons ATGATGGGTTTGGAGGCAGTGGGTGATCTAGCGCTACACACAATCCTAAGCAAATTAGAAGCCGAAGACTCAGCAAGAGCAGCCTGCGTGAGCAAGAAACTCAGAGCTTCGGCCTCCGAAGACTCTCTTTGGTCCCATTTTTGTGCTCGAGACCTCGACCTTTCGCAACCCCTCGACCCTCATGGCAACCTCACCCCTTCTTTCAAG GAAGGTTACCAATTATGGCGTGAAGCTTTTAATATGTATCCTTGGTCGCTTGTAAAGCGAGTCAAAAAATGTTGGGACAAACTTAGAAACTGGTTGACTATTAATTTTCCAGAGGCTGAGTCTACACTGAACAAGGGTGCATCAGAAGATGATATTCAAGAGTTGGAGAAAATCTTGAAAGTGAAACTTCCTCTCCCAACGAGGATCCTCTATCGTTTTCATGATGGTCAAGATTTTGAGGACAAACATTTTCAAAATAGCCTGGTTGGCTGTCCATTGGGCATCATAGGTggttattcattttataaccaCTTGGTAACTGTGTATTTGTTGCCTTTACGTCAGGTCATCTCAGAAACAATGGAGATAACACCCAAACTGGATTTTCCTGGCGGATCGAAGTGTGTTGTTGTGGCTGCATCTTGTACATATAGTGAGAAGTTGTTTTTCCTGAACTGTACAAGTGGTCAACTCTATGTTGGTACCAGAAATCTTCTAGATGATGGGGAAATGCTTCCTTGTGTACCAAATGTGTTGATTAGTTCAGTTCATGATTGCAGTGTTGATCAACAGCAGGATGCAATGCTGCTTTGGTTAGAAGAACACGGCCGTCGTTTAGAAAATGGCATTATTAAACTTCGTCAAGAAGAAAATTTCAGAAGCATCAGTCAGTTTCCAGAAGAATCCCTTCTCTGTTCCACTGCTATAACAAATGGTGTAAAG GTTCGTGCTTCTGCTGTGTTTGTCCCGGAGCAGGCTACTTCTCAAAATTATTCATTTGCTTATTCAATCCGCATGTCCCTTCTTCCTGAAGGATGCATCATCAATGGAATGACATTCAGCTCTTGCCAACTGCATTGGAGGCACTGGATCATCCGCGCTAAAGATGTCGTGATAGCTGATGTTAATGGAGAAGCTGTTGTAGGACAG TACCCACTTTTGCATCCAGGCGACAGCGAATTTGTTTATGAGAGTTGCACACTTCTACCATTTTCTTCCGGTTCTATTGAAGGTTCTTTTGCTTTTATCCCTGGCAG TTTGAGGGAGCCAAAGGGCGGCCCATTTGATGTTGCAGTGGCGCAGTTCCCCCTCCAGGTGCCCGACTACATCTTCTGA